AGGGCTAACTCCCGAACTCTTCAGACAATTTGATTTGCCACAAACAAGATCGCCTTGATTATTATTTTTATTTCGTTCAAATTTATTCGCTGATTTTCTCATCTAAATTTTCTCATTACTTTTTGTAGCTAAACTGTTACCAACAAACAGTGCTTCCATTCAAGTTAGAAATGACGAAAGATATAATAACTGCGCATGCAGGATTAGGTTTACTTGGAGAATTTGCAGCAGGTTTAAAATTACTGGAGCTAACGGACAGATATCTGCCGGGGCCAGGCAGCGGAGCAGGATATAAAGCTCATGAGTACATCTTTCCACTGATTTTGATGCTCAATGGAGGCGGGAGAAGTTTGGAAGATCTCCGACAGATAAGAGAAGATAATGGACTTCGGAAGATTTTACCTTTAAAAAGAGTTCCTTCCTCAGACGCAGTTGGAGATTGGTTGAGGAGAATGGGAGAGAAAGAAGGTCTTAACGGGCTTGAGAAAGCAAACAAGATACTGCTAAAGCGGGGAATGAAATATGACGGGCTGAAGAAATACACACTGGATATAGATGCTACAGGCATTATAGCGGAGAAAGAGTCAGCAAAGAAAACTTATGAAGGATTTAAAGGATATATGCCAATGACAGGTCATATAGCGGAAAATGGTCTGATATTGGGAGACGAGTTCAGGGAAGGGAATGTGGGGCCTTCAGCCATGAATCTCGAATTTCTGAAGTACTGCATAAAACAAATGCCAAAAGCAAAGGGAGTTGGAGCGGTTAGATCTGATAGCGCCGCATATCAAGCTGAGATTGTAAACTACTGCGAAGACAACAATATTTCATTTGCCATAGGCGCTGGTTTAGACAAAGCAGTGTTGGAAGCTGTAAAAACAATTCCAAAAGAAGATTGGGAACCTTATCAGAACGGGCATATTGCCGAGACGGTTCATTGCATGAACAAAACTAAGAAAGCTTTTAGGCTCATAGTAATACGGAGACCCTCTCAGAAGGAAATGTTTGCATACGAAGACACTGGTACAAAATATACTGCAATAGTCTCCAACAAGACAGAATCAGCAGAAGAGATTATAGAGTGGTACAATCAACGTGGAGAATGCAGTGAAAACAGGATAAAGGATCTGAAGATAGGATTTGGCATGGAAAGAATGCCTTGTGGACAGTTTGAGGCAAATGCTGTTTTCTTTAGAATAGGTGTCATAGCGTATAATACTTACAAATTGTTTGTTCTGCATGCTCTGGATAGATCGTGGCATAAACATCAGGTACAAACAGTGCGATGGCGATTGTATCAAATAGCTGGAAAGATTGTATATCATAGTGGACAAATCTTCTTAAAGGTGAGAAAGGCTTTATGCCGGATGTTTAAAGATGTTCGTCTGAGAATATGGGAGTTTGCCAATACTTAGGATACAGATTAGGAGAAAAGATTTTTGGCCTATACAGGGAGGGGTATGTCTTAAATAGCTGTTATAAGACTTGAGCAGGCATAAATTCCTGAATAAAGATTATTCTCTGTCCTCTGAACTGTTTTTGAAGACTGAAATGACAAAATTTGGAGATATATTTAAATCAATGTCGGATTTTGGGTCAAGCACGATTTTAGTGAATTTTTCCATTTGACAAAGGCTGCAGAATTGAATAAGATTCAGGTGCGTTTTCGATAAGTTGTAAGTCAAAACAATCAACATAGGGGAGAAAAAATGAGGAAGAATTATTTACTGACTCCAGGTCCGACTTCTGTGCCTTCTGATGTGCTTTTAGAATTGGCTAGGCCTATTGTGCATCACAGAACTCCTCAATTTGCCGAGATATTTCGTTCTGTTAATGAAGGGCTGAAATATGTTTTTCAGACAAAAAACGATGTTCTCATATTTGCTTCATCAGGCACAGGAGCTATGGAAGCCAGTGTTGTTAATCTTCTGTCTCCCGGGGATAAAGCGCTGACAATTAGAGGTGGTAAGTTTGGAGAAAGATGGGATGAAATATGTAAGGCATACAACATAGAAACTTTTCCAATAGATGTTGAATGGGGTAGGGCAGTTAATCCTGATGATGTAAGAAAAATCTTAGAAAGAGAGAAGGGAATAAAGGCTGTTTTTGCCACATTGATAGAAACATCAACAGGTATTATGCATGATGTCAAAGCATTAGGCAGTATTGTCAAAGAATTTCCTGCTGTTTTAGTAGTAGATGCTGTTAGCGGGCTTGGAGCGGTTGATATACAGACTGATAATTGGAATATAGATGTAGTAGTTGCCGGTTCTCAAAAGGCGTTAATGCTGCCTCCTGGATTGGCGTTTGCAAGCGTAAGCAATAAAGCATGGGATTTGGTAGAAAGTTCTAAATGTCCTAAGTACTATTGGAGTTTTGCAAAGGCAAGAAAGTCCCTAAAAACTGATCAGACTTCATATACTCCTGCTGTGTCACTAATAGTTGGTTTAAGTAAGTCTTTAGAGATGATAAAGGAAGAAGCTCTTGAGAATGTACTCGCAAGACACAGCAAACTGGCTAAAGCTACGCGAGCTGCAGTAAAGGCTATGGGGCTTGAGCTTTTAGCTCCAGAGTCTCCATCAGACGCAGTAACGGCTGTTAAGGTTCCACAGGGAATAGATGGTGTGGATTTAGTGAAGAGCTTAAAGAAGAGATACGATGTTATGATTACCGGCGGCCAGGAGCAACTTAAGGGGAAGATAATAAGAATCGCTCATATGGGTTATTCGGATACGTTTGATATTATTACAGTAATTTCAGCCTTGGAAATGGCTCTGGTAGATTCCGGATATAATCTTGAACTTGGGAAAGGTATAAAAGCTGCAGAGGAGGTCCTAAAATGAAGATATTAGTAAGTGATTCCTTGGCAAAAGAAGGGATAGAGATTCTCAAAAATAGTAAGATAGATGTTGATGTAAAAACAAGCATGTCTCCCGAAGAACTCAGAGGCTGCATCAAAGATTATGAAGGTCTGGTTATAAGAAGTAAAACCAAGGTTACTAGTGATATAATTGAATCTGCAGAAAAGTTAAAGGTAATTGGCAGGGCTGGAGTTGGCGTGGATAACGTAGATATACCTGCAGCTACGGAACGCGGTATAGTTGTTATGAATACGCCCGGAGGCAATACTATTTCAGCGGCAGAACATACACTAAGCATGCTTCTGGCTCTTTCCCGCAATATTCCTCAGGCAAATCAATCTTTAAAGAATGGTCTCTGGGATAAAAAGAAATTTATTGGAACAGAGGTGTATGGCAAGGTGTTGGGTATAATTGGGCTAGGGAAAATTGGCACAGAGGTTGCCGGTCGCGCTCAGGCATTTGGAATGCGTATTACAGCATATGATCCATTTATCTCTGTTGAAAAGGCAGATAAACTTGGCATAAGACTTGAGACTTTCGAGAATGTTTTAAAAAAGTCAGATTATATAACAGTTCACCTTCCTCTAACGCCTGATACAAAGTATATAATAAATGATAAAGAATTTGGTTTGATGAAACAGGGTGCAAGGATTATAAATTGTGCGCGTGGAGGCATAATAGATGAGAATGCTCTATGTAGAGCCGTAAAGTCAGGGAAACTTGCAGGAGCAGCTGTGGATGTCTTTGAGACAGAACCTTTGCCGGCGGACAGCCCTCTTCTATTATATGAGAATATCATAGTCACACCACATTTAGCTGCTTCTACTGAGGAGGCTCAGATTAATGTTGCTATAGACATTGCGCATCAGATAATAGACGCACTGCAAAATGAGAATTATTCTAATGCTGTCAATATTCCGAGTATAGATCCTAAGGTGTTCAAAGAGATAAAGCCATATTTTAATCTGGCAGAACGGTTGGGGAAATTGCAGCGCCAGCTGGTTGATGGGCATATAAAGGTTTTGAGAATAGAATATAGCGGAGACGTTACAAACTATAATGTGACTCCTATAACAGTGGCTTTAATAAAAGGTTTGCTGGATCCTGTGCTTAACAAGGTAGTTAATTATGTGAATGCGTCTTTTATTGCGAGAGAGAGAGGAATAAAAGTTGTAGAGAGTAAGACTAGTAAGGCAGAGGATTTTACAAATTTAATCACTATATACACACAAACTAATTCCGGAGAATCTTCAATAGCAGGAACTCTGTTTAGGGAAAATGATCCAAGGATTGTACGTATAAATGATTATCATGTTGATGCAGTTCCTGAGGGGTTTATGCTTGTGTGTATAAATAAAGATATGCCTGGAATAATGGGGAATATGGGAACAATACTTGGTAAGCATAATGTCAATATTGCAAGCATGACACTTGGTAGGAAAAAGCAAGGGGAGCAGGCAGTGACCGTATTTAACCTGGATAATGAACCTCCCAGAGAAATACTAGGTGAAATCGAGAAACTAAAAGAGATAATATCAGTCAAGTTAGTAAGGTTTTGAATGTGAAGGAGTTTGAAAACTTGAAGTCGCATTTTGCGACATCAAGCAAGGAAGAATTCGGTTTGTATAATAATAAAAATGTCAATGTGCTTGAAGCACAAGTAAAGAGGAGGCAACAATGAAGTATTCTCGTCATTCCATTTATATTGTAATGCTTTTAGCGTTAGTCGTAACAGGATGTGCAACGAGAAAGGCATTCGTTTCTACTACAAGACTCGCGGAAATAAATTTAAAAGGGATTAAAAGAATTGCAGTAGATAAAATTAATGGAAATATTGGTCAAAGACTAGCAGATTTAATTACAGTTGCATTATTTAAATCAGATCGTTTCGAGGTAGTAGATAGGGAAAATACTAATAAGATAATAAAAGAGTATCAATTAAATATTGGTGGCGTTATTGATGAAAATACGGCAGTTCAGATGGGTAAAGTTTTAGGTGTTTCAGCACTAGTTTGTGGAAATTCATTAATAGACTATGACACTAATACATGGACAAAGGATGAAGAATATCGTTCAAGCGGCGGATATGACTATACACGCACTAAATATTATCTAAAGCAGATAGCTAAAATCGAAGCAACTTTTCGTATTATTGACTTAACTACTGGTAAACTACTAGTTGCGAAATTGATAACTGAGGAAGCGAGTCATTCAGACTCTTCTTATGATGGGTGGCCACAAGGGATAGATAAAGACATACTTATTAAAAATGCATTGGATAAAACCGCTAATAGTTTTATGAGAATAATTGCCCCGTATAATTACCGTGTTGGGATAGAATTTGCCCGTTCAAAATCATCCGAGGGGAAAAGCGGAATAAATTTTGCTAAGGCAGGATTATGGAATGATGCACTAAAACAGTTTGAATTAGCCGCAAAGAAAACCCCAAATGATTCCAGAGCATGGTACAATTTAGGGCTTGCCTATGAATATAACAACATATTTGATAAGGCAATCGAAGCATTCAAAAAATCAAATGAGCTAAAACCATCCTATGAAAATATGATAGAGATAAATAATGTTAGGCGTATGGAAGCAGATAAGGAAAAGCTAAAAGAACAGGGAGTTAAGGAATAAAATCTAATCGAAAAATGCAGAAGAGAAAAGTCCCAAATCTTTATCAGACAAATTAGAGAAAGAATAATACAAAAATGATATTGTGCAATAAATGTCTGGATTCTGCGGTCAAGCCACAGAATGACGTAATAAAGCAAAGGGACAGGCGTGTGCCTGTCCCCTACACAAGAATTCCGAAGGACGAGATTGCTTCACTCCGAACACTTTCGGGATTCGCAATGACAGAAAAGGGAAAATGACGGATATTGTTAAACAAGATATTATTGAGAAAAAGATATTTTTGATTAGAGATTTAAATGTAATGTTAGATAAAGACCTTGCTGAACTTTATGGCGTCCAAACAAAATCACTTAATCTTGCAGTAAAAAGAAATATAGACAGATTTCCAAATGATTTCATGTTTCAATTAAGCAAAGAAGAGTTTACTAACTTGAGGTTTCAATTTGAAACCTCAAGATGGGGCGGCATTAGATATCTGCCGTATGCTTTTACTGAGCAAGGAGTTGCTATGCTTTCCAGTGTTCTTAACAGCAAAAGGGCGATACAAGTAAATATCGGGATAATGCGGATATTTGTCAATATAAGGAAAGTGGTTTCTGCGAATAAAGAAACGCTTAACAAATTGAATCAATTGGAGGATAAGATTCAATCACACGACGAGAAAATAAGAACGATATTTGAAATTATCCACAAACCATTAGATTCAAAATTACTATCTCCGAAAGAACCATTCTCAAATAAAAAAACAATTAGGGATATTATTCGTTCCTGTGAGGAGTATGTTTACTGGATAGATAAATACTTTTCAAAAGCAGGCATGGATTGGCTTTTAGAATTACTTGATACTAAAAAAGTAAAATTTGTTAAAATCCTGATGACACCAGAAAAAGCAGATGGAAAGTTTATTTCGTCGTATAAGGATTTAAAGAAAGAGTTTAAAAATAATGGCATAAAATGTGATTTGCGACTTATAACCGATAAAAATCTGAAAGCAGATATTCATGATAGATGGATTATTTCAAAAAATCTATGCTATAATATTCCTTCAACTGATACCGTTAGGAGAGGGCAATATAGTGAGGTAAAAAGAACGGCAAATTTTCCACCGTTCAATAATTGGTGGGAAAAAAGCAAAGATGTTTAAGTAAAGCAGAAAGATGAAAGAGAGTTTGATGAAGTCAGTAACAATAAAAGTTCCAGCAACAACAGCAAATCTCGGGTCAGGTTTTGATACGCTTGCTTTGGCTCTGGATCTGTATAATTATGTTACAATTGAATTGGCTGCAAAAACGCATATAGAGGTTGAAAATGAGGGGAAAGACAGTTTGCCTCTTGATGAGAAGAATATAGTATATATTGCCGCAAAGGCTGTTTTTGATATGGCTAAGGTCAAGATGGATGGGTTAAAAATAAAGCTGGTTAATAATATCCCATTAGCCAGAGGATTGGGCGCTAGCGCAGCAGCACGTGTAGGAGGAGCAATAGGAGCAAATTGTTTGCTTGGGAACAGGTTTAGCAAGGATGAAATTATGTCTCTAACTGCAGAGCTTGAAGGGCATCCTGATAATGTAACACCGGCTCTTTTTGGAGGTTTTACGATTTCTTATATTGATAAAGGAGAGTTAAAGTATTTCAAGATTAGTCCAAATGTTAAGTTTAAAATAGTAGTGGTTATTCCGCAGTTTGAGGTATCAACATCCAAGGCGCGTGAAATACTGCCTTCAAAAATTTCGAGAAAAGAAGCTGTGTTCAATATAAGTCGAGCGTGTTTGTTAGTCAGCTCTATTCTAACTGGACAACTTGAATATGTTGGCCCTGGCATGCAGGATATGTTACATCAGCCTTACAGAAAAAAATTAGTTCCTGGTATGGATGATGTTTTTGAAGCTGCTATGAAAAATGGTGCCAGAGGTGTGGCTTTAAGCGGAGCCGGTCCTTCAATAGCCGCTTTTGCAACAGAAAGCTTTGAAGCAATAGGAAAGTCTATGCAAAGAGCTTTTCTGGAGCACAATATAGAGAGCAGATTTCTGGTGACAGAAATTAACAGTAATGGAATAGAAATTATAGATTAAAAATAGGGTGCAAAGGAAGGCGATATGGAACAGAAGAAAAAAAATAAAATTTATATAATTGATGTTACAAATCGAGATGGTGTGCAAACAGCAAAACTTGGTCTGGCAAAGCTGGAAAAAACAATGATAAATATTATGCTCAATGACATGGGCATATATCAAAGTGAGTTTGGATTTCCTCTTACAAAGCATGAGACTAATTATATTAATGCTAATCTTGAACTTGCAGATGTGGGGCTCCTTTCTCCTATAATTCTTGAAGGCTGGAGCAGAGCAATGGCAAAGGATATTGAAGAGTCTTACAAGAATACTAACATTAAGCATTGGAATCTGTCTATTTCAACATCCAAGCAGATGATAGATGGGAAATTCGGAGGGAGGATAACAAGGGATTTTGAGAGTAAAGATAAACCAAGTGTTTTAGGTCTTATGGCAGATGCTGTAAAAGCAGCGAAGAAGCATGGAGCATTGACAATTGGCGTTAATGCAGAAGATGCATCAAGGACAGATATGGAGTTTCTCATTAAATTTGCAAAATATGCCAAAGAGCATGGAGCAGACAGAATCCGCTATTGTGATACATTAGGTTATGATGATCCTTTTTCAATTTACGAGAGAATAAAAACACTTGCAGAGGAAGTAGAAATTCCAATAGAGCTTCATTGCCATAATGATTTAGGGCTTGCAGTGGCATGTTCTATAGCTGGAGCTAAAGGAGCAATAAACGGAGGAGTAGATGCATACATAAATACCACACTTAACGGCATGGGAGAAAGAGCAGGGAACGCAGATATGGTGTCGGTTATTCTTGCTATTAAAAAGTCCTCAGGATTTGGGGGGAACTATAAATTGGACGATAGGATTAAGTTAAAGAAAGCATGGAAAATAGCGAAGTATGCATCTTATGCATTTGGAGTTCCAATACCTGTGAATCAGGTTGCTGTTGGAGAGAATGCCTTTGCGCATGAATCAGGAATACACGCAGACGGCGCTCTCAAGGATAGAAGAAATTACGAATTGTATGATTTTGAGGAACTGGGTAGAGGCGAGCCTGAGGTAATAGATACAGGCAGAAAGATAACAGCAGGGGAGTATAGCGGAGTAAAGGGCTTTAGAAATGTGTATGGAAAACTGGAAATAGAGTTCAAAGATGATAAAGAAGCTGCTAAAGTCCTGGATCTTGTTAGATATGCCAATGTGCATACACAAAAGCCTCTTACTAATGATGAATTGAAGTTCATTGCGCATTATCCAAAACAGGCAAAACAAATAATGACAGTAATACCATGAGGAGAATTGATGAGTAATGTAGCTGTTGTTGGTACACAATGGGGAGATGAGGGCAAGGGGAAAATTATTGACCTGCTTACTGAGAATGCTGATATTGTTGCTCGATATCAGGGTGGAAACAATGCTGGGCACACTGTAATAATCAATGAGAAAGAGTTTACACTTCATCTTATTCCTTCTGGAATATTGCATAAAGATAAAAAATGTATAATAGGTAATGGTGTTGTTATTAATCCGAAAGCATTACTAGCGGAGATTTCCGAATTAGAGAATAAAGGGATTAAAGTAAGTGAGGATAATCTGTATATAAGCAAATCAGCTCATGTAACAATGCCGTATCATATAGTGTCAGAAAAGTTAAAGGAGGAGAGGGATAGAGGCAGGATCGGGACAACGCTTAGGGGAATTGGGCCAACATATGTAGATAAAGCAGCAAGAATGGGAATAAGAATGTGCGACCTTATTGACCCTGACAGTTTTAGAAGAAAGTTAGAAGAAAATTTGGATCAGATCAATGTACTGTTCGAGAAAATATACGGAGTAAAGGGATTTCAAGTAAATGAGATATTTGATGAATATTCCGGGTATATAGAAAAATTAGTCCCATTTGTTAAAGATACTGTTTTTATGTTAAATAAAGCGATAGATAAAGGGGTTAGTGTATTATTTGAAGGAGCGCAGGGGAGCCTTTTGGATGTTGATCACGGCACGTATCCCTATGTAACCTCTTCAAATTCTACTGCTGGAGGAATTTGTACGGGACTTGGCATCGGACCAACAAAGATAGATAGTATTATAGGAGTGGTGAAAGCTTATACAACAAGAGTTGGAGAGGGGCCGTTTCCAACAGAGCTCAAGGGGGATCTAGGAGACAAGTTGAGAAATGCCGGCCCAATAGGCGAGTATGGGAGAAGCACAGGCAGACCACGCAGATGCGGCTGGTTTGATGGAGTTATTACCAGATATTCAGCAATGTTAAATGGGCTGAGTTATGTAGCAGTTACACGTCTTGATATACTTGATGATCTTGACGAGATAAATGTTTGTGTTGCGTATGAATACAATAATGAGAGGTTAGAAGAATTTCCATATCGTGCTGATATACTTCAGCAATGCAAGCCAATTTATGAAAAACTACCGGGCTGGAAGCAGAGCACCGTTAATATAAGAGAATATAGTAAGTTACCAAAAAATGCGCAGAAATACTTAAACAAGTTGTCAAAATTAATGAATGTGCCAATAGCTATAGTCTCTGTTGGACCGCAAAGAAGACAGACGATTTTTATTGAGAAAGATTTCTAGATTAGTATAATCGACATTTTCGGGTCGCTAGCTCATCTGGTTAGAGCACCGGCCTTTTAAGCCGGGTGTGGAGAGTTCGAGTCTCTCGCGACCTACCAATTCGAAAAAAAGCAATTCAACTTGAAAATTCCTGTCTGATTTGGTATCTTGCCAATTATTAAATAAAGGTGTATTAATGATTGATAATAATAGAATAAAAAAGATAAAAATGCTTATCCTTGATGTGGACGGGGTTATGACAGATGGCAGGATTATATGGACTAGTTCTGCTGAAGAGATAAAAATTTTTAATGTACAGGATGGTGTTGGAATAATTTTAGCTCAAAGAGTAGGCTTAAAGGTAGCAATAATATCTGCGCGGGAATCTAAGGTAACTGAGATTCGTGCAAAAGAGCTGAAGATAACAGATTGTTATCAAGTTGTAGAAAATAAACTTATTACATATAAAGAGCTGAAAGATAAATATAAATTGGCTGATGAACAAGCTGCCTATATAGGTGATGATTTGCATGATGTCCCTGTTCTCAGGAGAGTGGGCTTTGCAGTGGCTACAGCAAATGCTCAGGAGGAAGCAAAGCAGGTTTCACATTATGTAACTGAGAAGAATGGTGGCGAAGGAGCTGTACGCGAAGTTATCAACATGATCCTTAAAGCAAAGGGATTATGGGATAAAGCAGTGGAAAAATATTATATATAAGGAGAATAAAGGGTGAAACTAAAACTTGGATTACCAAAAGGGAGTCTTCAGGAAGCAACTGCCAGAATATTTAAAAAAGCTGGATTTAATATATCAACTTCTGAACGTTCTTACTTTCCAATAGTTGATGATAACGAGATTGAGGCCATTCTTATCAGAGCGCAGGAAATGGCAAGGTATGTATATGACGGGGTTCTGGATTGTGGTCTGACAGGAAAGGATTGGATAATGGAAAATGGCGTTCAGGTTGTTGAAGTAGCAGATCTTATATATGCAAAAAGTGGGATGAAACCAGTTAGGTGGGTTTTAGGAGTTAATGATAATTCAGAAATAAAGACAGTTAAGGATCTGGAAGGAAAGAGGATTGCAACAGAACTTGTAAATGTTACAAAGAAATACCTTAAATCACAAGGTGTGCAAGCGGAAGTAGAATTTTCATGGGGTGCAACTGAGGCAAAAGTTCCTGACTTGGTAGATGCGATTGTTGAGCTTACTGAAACAGGCTCATCTTTACGGGCAAATAACATTCGGATAATAGATGAAATTATGACTTCAACAACTAAACTTATTGCAAATAAGGGTGCATGGAAAAACACGTGGAAAAAGAGAAAGATACAGAATCTTGCAATGCTTCTTACAGGTGCACTAAACGCTGAAGAAAAAGTTGGTCTTAAAATGAATGTTGCTCAGAAAGATTTAAAGAATATCATAAAAATACTGCCTGCAGTAAAGACTCCTACAATATCACAATTAGTTGGGGGAAAATGGGTGGCACTGGAAGTAGTAATAGATGAAGATATAGTTAGAAATATTATCCCTAAGTTAAAGGAAGCTGGCGCGCAGGGCATTGTAGAGTATCCACTTAACAAAGTAATCTACTAAAGATGAAATTCTGTAAGCATTTCGTTTTAAGTTTACTTGTTCTTTCCCTGATATCTTTATCAGGTTGTGCAATACTTACTCACAACAAAGATATATCTCCTAATAATTCTGACGCCTATGCACATTATTGTATGGGCACTATATATGAGAATAGAATGGATATTGATAAGGCTATACGTGAGTATGAGAGCACAATACAGGTAGACAGGACAGCAATAAGACCAAGATACATCCTGGCTGGACTCTACGTTAGAAGGGGATTCATTGAACAGGCTATAGAGCAATATAGAATATTATCTAAGTTGGATCCGAAGAATACAAGACTCAGTACAGTTCTTGGCGCTTTGTATTTACATCAAGGACTTACGTACAGTAAAATAGGAGATTATGAACATGCTGTTGTATCCTATAAAAAGTTATTAAAAATATTTAGATCTGATTTAAGCTATTATTATCTTGGGGTTGCCTACGAGCGCATGGGAAAAATATATCATGCAGACAGGCAGTTTAACCGCGCTATAAAATTAAATCCGGATTATGCAGAAGCTTATAATTATTTAGGATATATGTATATAGATAAGGGGAAGAAACTTGATAAATCTATAAAATTAATTAAGAAGGCTCTTGAAATTGAGCCGGAGAACGGCTACTTTGTTGACAGCTTAGGGTGGGGATATTACAAAAGAGGAATGCTTGAGGCAGCAATGTTACAGCTTGAAAGAGCTGTGGAGCTTACTAAAGCAGAAGAAGACGATCCTGTAATAAGAGATCATCTTGGAGATGTATATTTTCAAAAAAAAATGTATAATAAAGCTATCAAGCAGTGGGAAAAAGCGGTAGAATTGGGCGCAGAAGATAGGAAAATAATTGAAGAGAAAATAAAAAATGCAGGGGAGAACTAATATGGACCTTAGATTTAATTATGAACCAAAATCCGGTTATACAAAGGTATTGTTTCCTGATGGAGAATTATTGAATTATATTGAATTCGGTATTATAAAACTTTCTCAAGGAGAACAGTATTCAGAAAATACAGAGGATAATGAGGTTGTCCTGGTTATTCTTAAGGGAAAGTGCGTGATCAGTACAAACATTGTAAAGTGGGGACCGATAGGTGGGAGAAAGGATGTGTTTAGTGGTAAGGCTTACGCTACGTATATCCCCAGACAGAACAGATATGATATTACTGCAACGACTGATTTAGAAGTGGCTGTATGCAAAGGAAGAACTGATTTTGCTGGGGAACCTGTTGTTATAACTCCTGATAAAGTAAAAGTGCGATCTGTTGGAAATGGGATCTGGACAAGAAATGTGTATGATATTATTGATGAGAGAACTCCTGCAGGGTGTCTTCTTGTTGGGGAGACAATAAATCCTCCTGGCAATTGGTCATCATTTCCTCCGCATAAACACGATATTGAAAATCCACTAGAAGAAACAAAATTAGAAGAGGTATACTTTTTTAAAATTCAGCCTGAAGAAGGATTTGGCATGCAGAGACTTTATACAGCACCTGATTCGAAAGATGAAGGTTTTGATGAAGCAGTAGTCTTGAAGAATAATACCGTAACAGTTATGC
The DNA window shown above is from bacterium and carries:
- a CDS encoding homocitrate synthase, with product MEQKKKNKIYIIDVTNRDGVQTAKLGLAKLEKTMINIMLNDMGIYQSEFGFPLTKHETNYINANLELADVGLLSPIILEGWSRAMAKDIEESYKNTNIKHWNLSISTSKQMIDGKFGGRITRDFESKDKPSVLGLMADAVKAAKKHGALTIGVNAEDASRTDMEFLIKFAKYAKEHGADRIRYCDTLGYDDPFSIYERIKTLAEEVEIPIELHCHNDLGLAVACSIAGAKGAINGGVDAYINTTLNGMGERAGNADMVSVILAIKKSSGFGGNYKLDDRIKLKKAWKIAKYASYAFGVPIPVNQVAVGENAFAHESGIHADGALKDRRNYELYDFEELGRGEPEVIDTGRKITAGEYSGVKGFRNVYGKLEIEFKDDKEAAKVLDLVRYANVHTQKPLTNDELKFIAHYPKQAKQIMTVIP
- a CDS encoding adenylosuccinate synthase, which produces MSNVAVVGTQWGDEGKGKIIDLLTENADIVARYQGGNNAGHTVIINEKEFTLHLIPSGILHKDKKCIIGNGVVINPKALLAEISELENKGIKVSEDNLYISKSAHVTMPYHIVSEKLKEERDRGRIGTTLRGIGPTYVDKAARMGIRMCDLIDPDSFRRKLEENLDQINVLFEKIYGVKGFQVNEIFDEYSGYIEKLVPFVKDTVFMLNKAIDKGVSVLFEGAQGSLLDVDHGTYPYVTSSNSTAGGICTGLGIGPTKIDSIIGVVKAYTTRVGEGPFPTELKGDLGDKLRNAGPIGEYGRSTGRPRRCGWFDGVITRYSAMLNGLSYVAVTRLDILDDLDEINVCVAYEYNNERLEEFPYRADILQQCKPIYEKLPGWKQSTVNIREYSKLPKNAQKYLNKLSKLMNVPIAIVSVGPQRRQTIFIEKDF
- a CDS encoding HAD-IIIA family hydrolase produces the protein MIDNNRIKKIKMLILDVDGVMTDGRIIWTSSAEEIKIFNVQDGVGIILAQRVGLKVAIISARESKVTEIRAKELKITDCYQVVENKLITYKELKDKYKLADEQAAYIGDDLHDVPVLRRVGFAVATANAQEEAKQVSHYVTEKNGGEGAVREVINMILKAKGLWDKAVEKYYI
- the hisG gene encoding ATP phosphoribosyltransferase; protein product: MKLKLGLPKGSLQEATARIFKKAGFNISTSERSYFPIVDDNEIEAILIRAQEMARYVYDGVLDCGLTGKDWIMENGVQVVEVADLIYAKSGMKPVRWVLGVNDNSEIKTVKDLEGKRIATELVNVTKKYLKSQGVQAEVEFSWGATEAKVPDLVDAIVELTETGSSLRANNIRIIDEIMTSTTKLIANKGAWKNTWKKRKIQNLAMLLTGALNAEEKVGLKMNVAQKDLKNIIKILPAVKTPTISQLVGGKWVALEVVIDEDIVRNIIPKLKEAGAQGIVEYPLNKVIY
- a CDS encoding tetratricopeptide repeat protein, yielding MKFCKHFVLSLLVLSLISLSGCAILTHNKDISPNNSDAYAHYCMGTIYENRMDIDKAIREYESTIQVDRTAIRPRYILAGLYVRRGFIEQAIEQYRILSKLDPKNTRLSTVLGALYLHQGLTYSKIGDYEHAVVSYKKLLKIFRSDLSYYYLGVAYERMGKIYHADRQFNRAIKLNPDYAEAYNYLGYMYIDKGKKLDKSIKLIKKALEIEPENGYFVDSLGWGYYKRGMLEAAMLQLERAVELTKAEEDDPVIRDHLGDVYFQKKMYNKAIKQWEKAVELGAEDRKIIEEKIKNAGEN
- the iolB gene encoding 5-deoxy-glucuronate isomerase; the protein is MDLRFNYEPKSGYTKVLFPDGELLNYIEFGIIKLSQGEQYSENTEDNEVVLVILKGKCVISTNIVKWGPIGGRKDVFSGKAYATYIPRQNRYDITATTDLEVAVCKGRTDFAGEPVVITPDKVKVRSVGNGIWTRNVYDIIDERTPAGCLLVGETINPPGNWSSFPPHKHDIENPLEETKLEEVYFFKIQPEEGFGMQRLYTAPDSKDEGFDEAVVLKNNTVTVMPRGYHPVCAAPGYSVYYLWILAGKNRKLIPKEDPQHSWIGKKVS